In one Mucilaginibacter ginsenosidivorax genomic region, the following are encoded:
- a CDS encoding quinone-dependent dihydroorotate dehydrogenase, whose amino-acid sequence MYFLLKPILFQFDPEKVHYFVTRNLKRFNRFPGGAALSRAIWDVNNPQLEREVFGLKFKNPVGLAAGFDKNAELMGEMANIGFGFVEIGTVTPLPQPGNPQPRMFRLPADGALINRMGFNNFGVDVAAERIASFRKNAKGAQKSLIIGGNIGKNKVTPNEDAVSDYIKCFDRLFDVVDYFVVNVSSPNTPGLRELQEKEPLMNLLNTLQQRNSKNGISRPILLKIAPDLTDSQLDDIVEIVQQTGIAGLIATNTTISRENLNSPASLKDEMGGLSGTPLTKRSTEVISYIHKKSNGSFPIIGVGGIHSADDAIEKLNAGASLVQLYTGFIYEGPGLIGSINKRLLNENLQN is encoded by the coding sequence ATGTATTTTTTATTAAAACCCATCCTGTTCCAGTTCGATCCCGAAAAAGTACATTACTTTGTAACCCGAAATTTAAAGCGCTTTAACCGCTTTCCGGGTGGTGCCGCTTTAAGCCGGGCCATATGGGATGTAAACAACCCGCAACTGGAGCGCGAAGTGTTTGGCCTTAAATTTAAAAATCCCGTTGGCCTTGCCGCCGGTTTTGATAAAAATGCCGAATTAATGGGCGAAATGGCCAACATAGGCTTTGGTTTTGTAGAGATTGGCACCGTTACCCCCCTGCCCCAGCCCGGCAACCCGCAGCCACGCATGTTTCGCCTGCCGGCAGATGGCGCGCTGATTAACCGCATGGGCTTTAACAATTTTGGAGTAGATGTAGCTGCCGAACGGATTGCATCCTTCCGCAAAAATGCCAAAGGCGCACAAAAAAGCCTCATCATAGGCGGTAACATTGGCAAAAATAAGGTTACCCCCAATGAAGATGCCGTAAGCGACTATATCAAATGCTTTGACCGCCTGTTTGATGTGGTTGATTATTTTGTAGTGAACGTAAGCTCGCCCAATACACCCGGCCTGCGCGAACTGCAGGAAAAAGAGCCTTTAATGAATCTGCTGAATACCTTACAGCAACGTAATTCAAAAAATGGCATTAGCAGGCCTATCCTGCTCAAAATAGCACCAGATCTTACAGATTCGCAGTTGGATGACATTGTAGAGATTGTACAGCAAACCGGCATTGCAGGGCTTATAGCTACCAATACAACCATCAGCAGGGAGAATTTAAATTCGCCAGCCAGCTTAAAAGACGAAATGGGCGGGCTAAGCGGCACACCGCTAACCAAACGCTCAACCGAGGTTATCAGCTATATTCACAAAAAATCAAACGGATCGTTCCCGATAATTGGGGTAGGCGGCATACACTCTGCCGATGACGCTATCGAAAAGCTAAATGCAGGCGCATCATTAGTGCAACTATATACCGGGTTTATTTACGAAGGCCCAGGATTGATTGGGAGTATAAATAAACGCCTTCTGAATGAGAATTTGCAGAATTAA
- a CDS encoding spore protein, protein MGVTRLKRKDRKNKTTSRLEVQFLKLATNLEYGSRSAEKKGNQIQKNNEALAIAAGK, encoded by the coding sequence ATGGGCGTTACACGTTTAAAAAGAAAAGATAGAAAAAATAAAACTACTTCACGTTTAGAAGTTCAGTTTTTAAAACTGGCTACTAACCTTGAGTACGGAAGCCGTTCTGCCGAGAAAAAAGGCAACCAAATCCAAAAAAACAACGAAGCTTTAGCTATCGCTGCCGGTAAATAA
- a CDS encoding TrmH family RNA methyltransferase: protein MLSKSQISLLTSLQHKKFRREHGFFLVEGYKSVVEFTGSRYQVDTVYHTGAIAPKMLNLSRKINFQEISAKDIEKISTLKTPQEVIGLVKIPIWPTLNYDSLKQRFSLVLDNIQDPGNMGTIIRTADWFGINDIVCSEDTVDVYNPKVVQATMGSLARVNVHYTNLAQALPQIKLPIFGAMLDGENIYNTPFGTEGLLVMGNEGNGISADIERLITTKITIPRAGHAESLNVAIATAILCSEIKRNSMK from the coding sequence ATGCTTTCAAAATCACAAATCAGTTTATTAACATCCTTACAACATAAAAAATTTCGCAGGGAGCATGGTTTTTTCCTGGTTGAAGGCTATAAATCAGTTGTTGAATTTACAGGTTCGCGTTACCAGGTTGATACGGTATACCATACCGGCGCAATTGCCCCAAAAATGCTGAATTTATCCCGAAAAATAAACTTTCAGGAGATTTCGGCGAAGGATATCGAAAAAATCAGCACTTTGAAAACGCCGCAGGAGGTAATTGGTTTGGTTAAAATACCAATATGGCCAACTTTAAATTATGATAGCCTTAAACAAAGGTTTTCTTTGGTCCTGGATAATATACAGGACCCGGGCAATATGGGTACCATTATTCGCACTGCCGATTGGTTTGGTATTAATGATATTGTATGTAGCGAGGATACCGTTGACGTATACAACCCCAAAGTAGTGCAGGCCACTATGGGCTCGTTGGCGCGTGTAAATGTGCATTATACCAACCTGGCGCAAGCGCTGCCACAAATTAAATTGCCGATATTTGGCGCGATGCTGGATGGCGAAAATATTTACAACACTCCTTTTGGCACCGAAGGATTATTGGTAATGGGTAACGAAGGCAACGGCATAAGCGCTGATATTGAGCGGTTAATAACAACTAAAATAACCATCCCGAGGGCAGGCCATGCCGAGTCATTGAATGTGGCAATAGCAACTGCCATACTATGTTCTGAAATAAAAAGAAATTCAATGAAATAA
- the tamL gene encoding translocation and assembly module lipoprotein TamL: MKAYKKPAGYRLAILSILLLIIGSGCSLTRGIGKNQTLVRKITIKGIDEQFEEAALNYVDKEQQPNNKLNLQFYYWFSNHGKRNIGEAPTLLDSNLVEYSRFQMEKFIQNRGYLKAKVTDSVIIKKQRAEIVFTTVEGPMFHIRKLVDSIPDKNIANLYHANRNSMSHIQPGGRFDMDSLAHDRDELYLLMKRNGYFDFYRQYVNFTYDSTFNSSVVDIKMMIDNPAGKTEHPVYKINNTLITISASNGKTTGKADTLQVDSQFRYVDFSHRFKSRVVTDYTFQKKGQLYNIDKQTLTTTRLSELNVFRNVPNPTYEKLGDSTHRLNTKIDIIPLKHYSDRVEGEFLFANGRYGYNVGNTFTNRNLFNQAAILQLKLNWSILFDNGTNTTNNDNIQNQELRLGANLIYPRIISPFNFPLLGKFGVPHTTFSTNYSLFYQKGLVTRQSFVNSISYDFYETARKLHTITPINIEFSRGVIDPAAMDSLLAYNRQAYINLIGRTVFTTGSQYTFQYNAIELNSYDNFLYFRGSLDVGGNFLSLLSNTFNTPRDDSGQRKFLGYVFSQYAKTEGDIRFYRTLGGEKQFIFRINPGIGIPYGNSNQLIFEKNFYGGGANDMRAWLPRTLGPGQYNRATAYFDTTTNKDNPVSRARFKYLDQFGEIKLVANAEYRYKLINNFFGAKLKGAVFVDAGNVWRLGKKAESPNGEFRFDNLWQSTAIGVGTGLRFDLSFFVFRLDMAFKFKDPQFSGSDQWVLIKHANELFKSGSFKEAYLKANATGVDSKGNVVGDSYNFMQLNFGIGLPF; this comes from the coding sequence TTGAAAGCATACAAAAAACCTGCTGGTTACCGTCTTGCAATATTAAGTATTTTACTGCTCATAATAGGCTCGGGCTGTAGCCTTACCCGCGGCATTGGCAAAAATCAAACCCTGGTGCGTAAAATTACCATCAAAGGTATTGACGAACAGTTTGAAGAAGCCGCGTTAAATTATGTTGATAAAGAACAGCAGCCCAATAACAAGCTAAACCTGCAATTTTATTATTGGTTTAGCAACCATGGCAAACGCAACATAGGCGAAGCACCTACCTTACTTGATAGCAACCTGGTTGAGTACTCGCGTTTCCAGATGGAAAAGTTCATCCAAAACCGTGGTTATTTAAAAGCAAAAGTTACTGATAGTGTTATCATCAAAAAGCAACGCGCCGAAATAGTTTTTACCACTGTAGAAGGCCCGATGTTCCACATCCGTAAGCTGGTTGATAGCATCCCGGATAAAAACATTGCCAACCTTTACCACGCCAACCGTAACAGCATGTCGCACATACAACCCGGCGGGCGTTTTGACATGGATAGCCTGGCGCATGACCGCGATGAACTTTACCTGCTGATGAAACGTAATGGCTATTTTGATTTTTACCGCCAGTACGTAAACTTCACCTACGATTCTACCTTCAACAGCAGCGTGGTTGATATTAAAATGATGATTGATAACCCGGCAGGTAAAACAGAACACCCGGTTTATAAAATTAATAATACGCTGATAACCATATCTGCCAGTAATGGCAAAACAACCGGCAAAGCCGATACCTTGCAGGTCGATTCGCAATTCAGGTATGTAGATTTCTCGCATCGGTTTAAATCGCGGGTGGTAACTGATTATACTTTCCAAAAAAAGGGCCAGTTATATAACATCGATAAACAAACTTTAACTACAACCCGACTTTCGGAGTTAAATGTTTTCCGGAATGTGCCCAACCCCACCTATGAAAAACTGGGCGATAGCACACACCGCCTGAATACCAAAATTGACATTATTCCGCTTAAACACTATTCAGACCGTGTTGAGGGTGAGTTCCTGTTTGCCAATGGCAGGTATGGCTACAATGTGGGTAATACCTTTACCAACCGGAATCTTTTTAACCAGGCGGCCATCCTGCAGTTAAAACTAAACTGGAGCATTTTGTTTGATAACGGAACAAATACCACAAATAATGATAATATACAAAACCAAGAGCTTAGGCTGGGTGCAAACCTCATTTATCCCCGCATCATATCCCCCTTCAATTTCCCGCTTTTAGGAAAATTTGGCGTGCCCCATACAACCTTCTCAACAAACTATTCCTTGTTTTATCAAAAAGGCCTGGTAACACGTCAAAGTTTTGTAAACTCCATCAGCTATGATTTTTATGAAACGGCGCGCAAGCTGCATACCATTACACCCATAAATATTGAATTTTCGAGGGGCGTTATTGACCCCGCTGCAATGGATAGCTTATTGGCCTACAACAGGCAGGCCTACATCAACTTAATTGGCCGGACTGTATTTACAACCGGTAGCCAGTATACTTTTCAGTATAACGCCATTGAATTAAATTCATATGATAACTTTTTATACTTCCGTGGAAGCCTTGATGTTGGCGGCAATTTCTTAAGCTTACTAAGCAACACATTTAACACGCCACGGGATGACTCGGGCCAGCGCAAATTCCTGGGTTATGTTTTCAGCCAATATGCTAAGACCGAGGGAGATATTCGTTTTTATCGGACATTAGGTGGCGAAAAACAATTCATTTTTCGCATTAATCCAGGTATTGGCATACCGTATGGCAACAGCAACCAGCTGATATTTGAAAAAAACTTTTACGGGGGCGGCGCCAATGATATGCGCGCCTGGCTGCCACGCACGCTGGGACCTGGCCAATATAACAGGGCTACGGCTTACTTTGATACAACAACAAATAAAGACAATCCGGTATCGCGCGCCCGTTTTAAATACCTTGACCAGTTTGGCGAAATAAAATTGGTGGCCAACGCCGAATACCGTTACAAGCTAATCAATAACTTTTTTGGCGCCAAGCTAAAGGGCGCTGTTTTTGTTGATGCCGGAAACGTTTGGCGCCTGGGCAAAAAAGCCGAGAGCCCGAATGGCGAGTTCAGGTTTGATAACCTTTGGCAGTCAACCGCCATTGGCGTAGGAACGGGCTTAAGGTTCGATTTAAGCTTCTTTGTATTCAGGTTGGATATGGCCTTCAAGTTTAAGGATCCGCAGTTTAGCGGCAGTGATCAATGGGTACTTATCAAGCACGCCAATGAACTGTTTAAATCAGGCAGCTTTAAAGAGGCTTATCTAAAAGCCAACGCCACCGGCGTTGATAGCAAAGGCAACGTTGTTGGCGATAGTTACAATTTTATGCAGCTGAACTTCGGGATAGGGCTACCTTTTTAA
- a CDS encoding TspO/MBR family protein → MIPAVPRKFQFFPFLISLIITLAIGFVASLFTRPEIAGWYSTLKKPSFNPPPWLFAPVWTALYIMMATAAYLVWKHRSRKPVYIIARNIYFIQLALNFSWSIVFFGLHQVLGALIVIILLWLSIILNINWFYKFSKAAGRLLWPYLLWVSFAAVLNAAIYLLNK, encoded by the coding sequence ATGATCCCGGCCGTACCCAGAAAGTTTCAATTTTTTCCGTTCCTGATCAGTTTAATAATTACACTGGCCATTGGCTTTGTGGCTTCGCTATTTACAAGGCCCGAAATTGCCGGCTGGTACAGCACACTCAAAAAGCCATCATTTAATCCTCCGCCATGGCTGTTTGCGCCGGTGTGGACAGCGTTATACATTATGATGGCTACTGCAGCTTACCTGGTGTGGAAACACCGCAGCCGTAAGCCTGTATACATCATAGCGCGCAATATTTACTTTATACAGCTTGCCCTGAATTTTTCATGGTCGATAGTGTTTTTTGGATTGCACCAGGTGCTTGGAGCCCTTATTGTTATTATTTTACTATGGCTAAGCATTATTTTAAACATCAACTGGTTTTATAAGTTTAGCAAAGCCGCAGGCCGGCTGTTATGGCCTTATTTACTTTGGGTAAGTTTTGCCGCGGTACTTAACGCTGCTATTTATTTGCTGAATAAGTAG
- a CDS encoding cupin domain-containing protein: MIKTYKLYTGADGHSHVQTGTVSEGLFNQASSIRFQESPPHSFFDWHNAPAEQYVITLSGTLEFETRPGETFIVRPGEILIALDTTGTAHKWKLVDDQPWRRAYVAFDAGHEINFVPDGV, from the coding sequence ATGATAAAAACTTATAAGCTATATACCGGAGCCGACGGGCACTCCCATGTACAAACAGGGACAGTATCCGAAGGTCTTTTCAACCAGGCATCAAGCATCAGGTTCCAGGAATCGCCACCGCATTCATTTTTTGATTGGCACAATGCCCCTGCCGAGCAGTATGTGATAACCTTATCAGGCACCCTTGAGTTTGAAACCCGCCCCGGCGAAACTTTTATTGTGCGCCCCGGCGAAATACTGATTGCCCTGGATACCACCGGAACTGCCCATAAGTGGAAACTGGTTGATGACCAGCCATGGCGACGAGCATATGTAGCTTTTGATGCCGGCCATGAAATAAATTTTGTACCGGACGGCGTGTAA